From Spea bombifrons isolate aSpeBom1 chromosome 6, aSpeBom1.2.pri, whole genome shotgun sequence, a single genomic window includes:
- the DIRAS3 gene encoding GTP-binding protein Di-Ras3: protein MPEQSNDYRVVVFGAAGVGKSSLVLRFVRGTFRETYIPTIEDTYRQVISCDKNICTLQITDTTGSHQFPAMQRLSISKGHAFILVYSTTSKQSMQDLQPIYEQICQIKGDTQHIPVMLVGNKCDETLREVQAGEGESLANKWKCSFMETSAKLNYNVQELFQELLNLEKRRAVSLQVDGKRSKQQRKKDKLKGKCSVM, encoded by the coding sequence ATGCCGGAGCAGAGCAACGATTACAGGGTGGTGGTTTTCGGGGCGGCGGGAGTCGGGAAGAGTTCCTTGGTTCTCCGTTTCGTGAGAGGGACCTTCAGGGAAACCTACATCCCGACCATCGAAGACACCTACCGGCAGGTGATCAGCTGCGACAAGAACATCTGCACGCTGCAGATCACCGACACGACGGGAAGCCACCAGTTCCCCGCCATGCAGAGGTTGTCCATCTCCAAAGGCCACGCTTTCATCCTGGTCTACTCCACCACCAGCAAGCAGTCCATGCAGGACCTCCAGCCCATCTACGAGCAGATCTGCCAGATCAAAGGAGACACGCAGCACATCCCCGTCATGCTGGTCGGCAACAAATGCGACGAGACCCTCAGGGAGGTCCAGGCCGGCGAAGGGGAGAGCTTGGCCAACAAGTGGAAATGTTCCTTCATGGAGACGTCGGCCAAACTCAACTACAACGTGCAGGAACTCTTCCAGGAGCTTCTGAACCTGGAGAAGAGACGGGCCGTCAGCCTGCAGGTCGACGGGAAAAGGTCCAAGCAGCAGCGGAAGAAAGACAAGCTGAAGGGGAAGTGCTCGGTGATGTGA
- the RPE65 gene encoding retinoid isomerohydrolase — MSNRVEHPAGGYKKLFETVEELATPMSVHVTGRLPPWLSGSLLRCGPGLFEVGSEFYYHLFDGQALLHKFEFKDGHVTYHRRFVRTDAYVRAMTEKRIVITEFGTFAFPDPCRNIFSRFFSYFKGLEVTDNALVNVYPVGEDYYACTETNYITKVNPETLETIEKVDLCNYVAINGVTAHPHIENDGTVYNIGNCFGKYFAFAYNVIVIPPLQADKEDPIRKAKVVVQFPCSDRFKPSYVHSFGMTPNYLIFVEQPVKINLIKFLSAWSIWGANYMDCFESHETMGTWIHVAEKHTGEYLNIKYRTSAFNVFHHINTYEDNGFLVVDLCCWKGFEFIYNYLYLANLRDNWEEVKKHAEKAPQPEVRRYVLPLDIRKSDAGKNLVSLPYTTATATLRSDDTIWLEPEVLFSGPRQAFEFPQINYRKYGGKPYSFAYGLGLNHFVPDRLSKLNVRTKEIWVWQEPNTYPSEPIFVSSPDALEEDDGVLLSVVIGPGAGQKQSFLLILDAKDMSEIARAEVDTNIPVTFHGMFRRV; from the exons ATGTCCAACCG CGTGGAGCATCCCGCCGGGGGTTACAAGAAGCTGTTTGAAACCGTAGAGGAGCTGGCGACCCCGATGAGCGTCCACGTTACCG GTCGCTTGCCCCCTTGGCTATCAGGAAGCCTCCTGAGATGCGGACCTGGGCTCTTTGAAGTTGGATCTGAATTCTATTATCATCTGTTTGACGGGCAGGCGCTTCTGCACAAGTTTGAGTTTAAAGATGGGCACGTTACGTATCATCGCAG gTTTGTTCGGACTGATGCGTACGTCAGGGCAATGACGGAAAAGCGAATCGTTATCACAGAATTCGGCACGTTTGCGTTCCCAGATCCATGCCGGAATATATTTTCCAG GTTTTTTTCATACTTCAAAGGCTTGGAGGTGACGGATAACGCGTTAGTGAACGTCTATCCCGTCGGGGAAGATTATTACGCATGTACAGAAACCAACTACATTACGAAGGTGAACCCAGAAACCCTGGAAACCATTGAAAAG GTGGATTTGTGCAACTACGTCGCCATTAACGGGGTCACGGCGCACCCTCACATCGAAAACGACGGCACCGTCTATAATATCGGGAATTGCTTTGGGAAGTACTTTGCGTTTGCTTACAACGTCATAGTGATCCCTCCGCTGCAGGCAG ACAAAGAGGATCCGATCAGGAAAGCCAAGGTCGTTGTCCAGTTTCCGTGCAGCGATCGCTTCAAGCCGTCCTACGTTCACAG CTTCGGAATGACCCCAAATTACTTAATCTTCGTAGAACAACCGGTAAAAATCAATCTGATCAAATTCCTGTCGGCTTGGAGTATCTGGGGAGCCAATTACATGGATTGCTTCGAGTCTCACGAAACTATGGGG ACGTGGATCCACGTGGCAGAGAAGCACACCGGTGAATACCTGAATATCAAATACCGGACATCGGCATTCAACGTTTTCCATCATATTAATACGTATGAGGATAACGGCTTCCTGGTTGTGGATCTCTGCTGCTGGAAAGG GTTTGAGttcatttataattatttgtatttggcCAATTTACGGGATAATTGGGAAGAAGTGAAGAAGCACGCGGAGAAAGCACCGCAGCCGGAGGTCCGCAGATACGTGCTGCCTCTCGATATCCGGAAG TCCGACGCCGGAAAGAACTTAGTATCGCTGCCCTATACCACGGCGACCGCCACCCTGCGCAGCGATGACACAATTTGGCTCGAACCAGAAGTTCTGTTCTCAGGACCTCGCCAag CCTTTGAATTCCCCCAAATCAACTATAGGAAGTACGGGGGGAAGCCGTATTCGTTCGCCTACGGCCTGGGACTGAATCATTTTGTTCCTGACAGG CTCTCTAAACTGAATGTCCGAACCAAAGAGATCTGGGTATGGCAGGAGCCAAACACCTATCCCTCTGAGCCGATATTTGTATCCAGTCCGGATGCCCTGGAGGAGGATGATG GAGTGTTGCTCAGTGTGGTTATTGGCCCCGGCGCGGGGCAGAAACAGTCGTTTCTGCTGATTTTGGATGCCAAGGATATGAGTGAAATCGCCCGAGCCGAGGTGGACACCAACATTCCGGTCACGTTCCATGGAATGTTCCGACGAGTTTGA